One window of the Eucalyptus grandis isolate ANBG69807.140 chromosome 6, ASM1654582v1, whole genome shotgun sequence genome contains the following:
- the LOC104449347 gene encoding uncharacterized protein LOC104449347, with protein sequence MAGLRYSGIVLLVIATSMAMTEARTIVVGGSENWRFGYNYTDWALKNSPLYINDKLVFKFDAPHNVYLLPNLYSYLKCDFGGAKLLAGAPNGAGEGFEVVLNQWRLYYFTSSNDKDCSDGLMKFFAMPLPRWQ encoded by the exons ATGGCAGGACTAAGGTATTCAGGAATTGTGTTGCTGGTGATCGCCACATCCATGGCGATGACCGAGGCCAGGACTATTGTTGTTGGTGGATCTGAGAACTGGCGTTTCGGATACAACTACACAGACTGGGCTCTTAAGAACAGTCCCCTCTACATCAACGACAAACTTG TGTTCAAGTTTGATGCACCCCACAACGTGTACTTGCTGCCCAACCTGTATAGCTACCTCAAGTGCGACTTCGGGGGTGCGAAGCTTCTCGCTGGTGCACCAAATGGCGCTGGAGAAGGGTTTGAGGTTGTGCTGAACCAATGGAGGCTCTACTACTTCACTTCCTCTAACGACAAGGACTGCTCGGATGGCTTGATGAAGTTCTTCGCCATGCCGCTTCCGCGTTGGCAGTGA
- the LOC104449348 gene encoding uncharacterized protein LOC104449348 encodes MAGLKFAGLVLLVMATAMAIAEARTIVVGGSQNWRYGYNYTDWALKNSPFFINDKLVFKYGPPHNVYLLPNLFSYLKCDFKGATLLAGPSNGAGNGFEVVLNQYRLYYFASSNDKDCSNGLMKFFAMPLPRWQ; translated from the exons ATGGCAGGACTGAAGTTTGCAGGACTCGTGTTGCTAGTGATGGCCACAGCCATGGCAATTGCCGAGGCCAGGACTATAGTCGTGGGTGGATCTCAAAATTGGCGCTACGGCTATAACTACACGGATTGGGCTCTCAAGAACAGTCCCTTCTTCATCAATGACAAACTTG TGTTCAAGTATGGTCCGCCCCACAACGTGTACTTGCTGCCCAACCTCTTCAGTTACCTCAAGTGTGACTTCAAGGGTGCAACGTTGCTCGCTGGCCCGTCAAACGGTGCTGGAAACGGCTTCGAAGTCGTGCTGAACCAATACAGGCTCTACTACTTTGCTTCTTCAAACGACAAAGACTGCTCCAACGGCTTGATGAAGTTTTTCGCCATGCCGCTGCCGCGTTGGCAGTGA
- the LOC104451869 gene encoding uncharacterized protein LOC104451869, with the protein MAGLRYAGIALLVIATTMAMTEARTIVVGGSENWRFGYNYTDWTLKNSPFYINDKLVFKFDAPHNVYLLPNLYSYIKCDFRGAKLLAGAPKGAGEGFEVVLNQWRLYYFASSNDKDCSDGLMKFFAMPLPRWQ; encoded by the exons ATGGCAGGATTGAGGTATGCAGGAATTGCGTTGCTGGTGATAGCCACGACCATGGCGATGACCGAGGCCAGAACTATTGTTGTTGGTGGATCTGAGAACTGGCGTTTCGGCTACAACTACACGGACTGGACTCTTAAGAACAGTCCCTTCTACATCAACGATAAACTTG TGTTCAAGTTTGATGCACCCCACAACGTGTACTTGCTGCCCAACCTATATAGCTACATCAAGTGCGACTTCAGGGGTGCGAAGCTTCTTGCCGGTGCACCAAAAGGCGCCGGAGAAGGGTTCGAGGTGGTGCTCAACCAATGGAGGCTCTACTACTTTGCTTCCTCTAACGACAAGGACTGCTCCGATGGCTTGATGAAGTTCTTCGCCATGCCGCTTCCGCGTTGGCAGTGA